A single region of the Brassica rapa cultivar Chiifu-401-42 chromosome A03, CAAS_Brap_v3.01, whole genome shotgun sequence genome encodes:
- the LOC103862630 gene encoding thioredoxin H7-like, translating into MGSNVSSVHDVPSSVENKNGLVVEIESRRQWRSVFDSMKVSNKLLVIDFTAAWCGPCKAMEPRVKEIVYRFPEAVFARVDVDRLMDVAGTYRANTLPAFVFLKRGEEIDRVVGAKPDELVYKIEKHRV; encoded by the exons ATGGGTTCTAATGTTTCATCTGTGCATGATGTTCCTTCATCAGTGGAAAACAAGAATGGTTTGGTTGTGGAAATCGAATCAAGAAGACAATGGAGATCTGTCTTTGACTCCATGAAAGTTTCAaataaattg CTAGTGATTGATTTCACCGCTGCATGGTGTGGACCTTGTAAAGCGATGGAACCTAGAGTTAAGGAGATCGTTTATAGGTTCCCAGAAGCTGTTTTTGCGAGGGTTGATGTGGATAGACTCATG GATGTGGCTGGCACGTATAGAGCAAACACACTTCCAGCTTTTGTTTTTCTGAAGAGAGGAGAAGAGATTGATAGGGTTGTTGGTGCCAAACCTGATGAACTTGTGtacaaaattgaaaaacataGGGTTTAA